One genomic segment of Panicum virgatum strain AP13 chromosome 2N, P.virgatum_v5, whole genome shotgun sequence includes these proteins:
- the LOC120662078 gene encoding condensin complex subunit 1-like, with translation MAPPFVFPSSLRDLERDTDGDDEPSLRPKNPVAVATLRAADLEEFVKGASFDLSDKELFCIEEQEVFDVIYSVVRDFNCLSPGLKFNLVETLRSNLSVLLPNIDSLSRASMSSPSDAIPITDRIASHRNALKIYSFFLLSIVLTEESAAESCTRAKVTTHGRKKNPVYTWNWEAQRGRIMNLIANSLEAALSLLFGPGGTDERYLSFVSKCTFVLCENQNVLKDEDTRIGMCRIIGAIATKHQRISQISASVLHLIHKFDFTVAHLAETVASAEKKFGDGSLAISLIREIGRTDPKDYARDSVGADNVGRFLVELADRLPKLMSTNIGVLVPHFGGDSYKIRNALVGVLGKLAAKAFKDVEGDNTARLRSKQAMLEILIERCRDVSAYTRSRVLQVWAELCEENSISIGLWNEVASVASGRLEDKSAIVRKSALQLLITMLQHNPFGPQLKNSSFEATLEKYKEKLEGMDPRNPEQDELVNDSSLGEAVMGQPDSVSDSCIANSQDQNDRDVTIVEITNLEQIRAIVASLEAGLRFSKCITSLMPTLIQLLASSSATDVENTILLLMRCRQFQIEGSEAALRKMLPLVFSQDKSIYEAVESAFITIYTRKSPTETASSLLNLAIDCSIGDLAALESLVSSLVSKAEISSSTVAALWDYFCFNINGVTPVQSRGALSVLCMAAKSCPSILGTHLQDIIDIGFGRWAKQDPLLARTACLALQRLSEEDRSKLISTNSRVFAALQGLITSFSLPEKIWYGAADKAISTIYTLHPAPEIFATEIVKKSLSSVFGVLRTEDVSNGDKTQNDAFLSSLPPSKLGRFLFVISHIALNHLVYIETSVRKIQKQKRKNESSQPITEGPQSDASKSSEAQGINAELGLGATIDIAIESLAERAEKEVVCCSSEKNLIGHCGPFLMKLCRNLTFLQKFPELQASAMLSLCRLMIIDAEFCEANLQILFTVAESAPSEIVRSNCTIALGDLAVRFPNLLEPWTEYIYARLRDPSVSVRKNAVLVISHLILNDMMKVKGYINEMAVRIEDEDERISSLAKLFFHELSKKGTNPIYNLLPDILGRLCNQNLKDETFCNIMQFLITSIKKDKQMEALVDKLCNRFAGVNDVRQWEYISYCLSQLTFTEKGLKKLIDNFKMFEHALSEDSVMNHFRSVISKCKKFAKPELKVCIEEFEEKLGKVHQEKKEQEETTKNAEAHRQRLGSLNEFLASKEVEQSSGNSVEEETSEVVDPSVDSSTEDKEKTPECSDNISTGNCQTSTTFTESEDGSEEIQSTRPVRKGLSRSRVKKTRDPVLEDSADSAPARRSTRRQGR, from the exons ATGGCCCCACCGTTCGTGTTCCCATCGAGCCTGCGGGATCTGGAGCGGGAcaccgacggcgacgacgagcccTCGCTCCGGCCGAAGAACCCCGTCGCTGTCGCCaccctccgcgccgccgaccTCGAGGAGTTCGTCAAGG GTGCATCATTTGATCTGTCTGACAAGGAGCTCTTCTGCATCGAGGAACAGGAGGTGTTCGATGTCATCTATTCTGTTGTGCGCGATTTCAACTGCCTATCCCCAGGCCTTAAGTTTAACCTCGTTGAGACCTTGCGTTCCAACCTTAGTGTCCTTCTACCCAACATAGACTCACTTTCTCGTGCATCCATGTCATCCCCTTCTGATGCTATCCCAATCACTGATCGCATTGCCTCACACCGTAATGCTCTCAAGATCTATTccttctttctcctttccatCGTTCTCACTGAGGAATCTGCTGCTGAAAGCTGCACAAGGGCTAAG GTGACAACACATGGTCGAAAGAAGAATCCTGTATATACTTGGAATTGGGAAGCTCAAAGAGGCAGGATCATGAATCTAATAGCTAATTCTCTTGAAGCTGCCCTTTCACTACTTTTTGGTCCTGGAGGAACTGATGAACGATACCTATCTTTTGTTTCAAA GTGTACTTTTGTTCTCTGCGAGAATCAAAATGTGTTAAAAGATGAGGATACAAGAATTGGCATGTGCAGGATAATTGGAGCAATTGCCACGAAGCATCAGAGGATTTCTCAAATCAGTGCATCTGTTTTGCATTTGATCCACAAGTTTGATTTCACTGTTGCTCATCTTGCGGAAACAGTTGCTTCTGCAGAGAAAAAGTTTGGTGATGGAAGCCTTGCAATTTCCCTAATTAGGGAAATAGGTCGGACTGACCCAAAAGATTATGCAAGGGATAGTGTTGGTGCTGATAATGTTGGGAGATTTCTTGTGGAACTTGCAGACCGCTTGCCAAAGCTTATGTCAACCAATATCGGTGTTCTGGTACCTCACTTTGGTGGTGACTCATATAAGATCAGAAATGCTCTTGTTGGAGTCTTGGGAAAGCTGGCTGCAAAGGCTTTCAAAGATGTTGAAGGTGATAACACTGCTCGGCTCCGAAGTAAGCAGGCTATGCTAGAAATTTTGATTGAGCGCTGTAGGGATGTGTCAGCATACACAAGGAGTCGTGTGCTTCAGGTGTGGGCAGAGCTGTGTGAAGAAAACTCTATCTCAATTGGCCTGTGGAATGAAGTGGCTTCAGTTGCTTCGGGGAGATTGGAGGACAAAAGTGCTATTGTGAGAAAATCAGCACTACAACTTCTCATCACAATGCTGCAACACAACCCTTTTGGGCCTCAGCTAAAGAATTCATCCTTTGAGGCAACTCTAGAAAAGTACAAGGAAAAATTAGAAGGAATGGATCCTCGAAATCCAGAACAAGATGAGCTTGTGAATGATAGTTCTCTTGGTGAAGCGGTCATGGGCCAGCCTGATAGTGTCAGTGATAGCTGTATAGCAAACAGTCAGGATCAGAACGATCGTGATGTCACGATTGTGGAAATAACAAACTTGGAACAGATCAGAGCTATAGTTGCATCACTTGAAGCTGGTCTAAGGTTTTCAAAGTGTATAACTTCCTTAATGCCAACTCTTATTCAGCTCCTGGCATCATCTTCAGCTACGGATGTTGAGAACACCATTCTTTTACTAATGAGATGCAGACAATTTCAGATCGAAGGATCAGAAGCAGCACTCAGGAAAATGTTACCTCTG GTATTTTCTCAGGATAAGTCAATATATGAAGCAGTGGAGAGCGCATTCATTACAATATACACAAGGAAAAGCCCAACAGAAACAGCAAGCAGTTTGTTAAACCTAGCCATTGATTGCAGCATTGGTGACCTTGCTGCTCTTGAGAGCTTAGTTAGCTCCTTAGTTTCAAAAGCTGAAATTTCATCTAGCACG GTAGCTGCACTGTGGGACTATTTTTGCTTTAACATCAACGGAGTGACACCAGTGCAAAGTCGTGGGGCTTTATCAGTTCTTTGTATGGCAGCAAAGTCGTGTCCCAGCATTTTGGGTACTCACTTGCAAGATATTATTGACATTGGGTTTGGACGCTGGGCTAAGCAGGATCCTCTGCTTGCTAGAACTGCATGTCTTGCTCTGCAGAGATTGTCAGAAGAAGACAGAAGCAAACTGATAAGTACTAATAGTAGAGTATTTGCTGCGCTGCAAGGTTTGATAACAAGCTTCTCGCTTCCTGAGAAAATATGGTATGGAGCTGCAGATAAAGCTATAAGCACCATATATACATTACACCCTGCACCTGAAATCTTTGCTACTGAGATTGTAAAGAAGTCCCTCAGTTCAGTATTTGGTGTTTTAAGAACTGAGGATGTGTCAAATGGAGATAAAACTCAGAATGATGCCTTTCTGTCATCACTACCACCTTCAAAACTGGGTAGGTTTCTTTTTGTTATTAGCCATATAGCACTGAATCATTTGGTGTACATCGAAACTTCTGTTAGGAAAATTCAGAAACAGAAACGGAAGAATGAAAGTTCTCAACCCATCACTGAGGGTCCGCAGTCGGATGCATCTAAAAGTTCAGAG GCACAAGGCATAAATGCCGAACTGGGACTGGGTGCAACAATTGATATTGCAATTGAATCCCTTGCTGAAAGGGCAGAAAAGGAGGTCGTTTGCTGTTCTTCTGAAAAGAATCTCATAGGACATTGTGGACCATTTCTCATGAAACTCTGCAGGAATCTGACTTTTCTGCAAAAG TTCCCAGAGTTACAAGCTTCTGCCATGCTTAGTCTTTGCAGGCTAATGATCATTGATGCAGAATTCTG CGAAGCAAATCTTCAAATTCTGTTTACTGTTGCTGAAAGTGCACCTTCTGAAATTGTCCGATCCAATTGCACTATAGCTCTTGGTGATTTAGCAGTTCGCTTCCCAAACCTCTTGGAACCTTGGACGGAGTATATATATGCCCGATTACGTGATCCTTCAGTATCTGTGCGGAAGAATGCTGTGCTGGTTATTTCTCATCTTATACTGAATGATATGATGAAG GTCAAAGGTTATATAAATGAAATGGCTGTAAGGatagaagatgaagatgagagGATCTCAAGCCTTGCAAAACTCTTCTTTCATGAGTTGTCAAAGAAAG GAACCAATCCAATTTATAATCTTCTTCCGGATATCCTGGGCAGACTGTGCAATCAAAACCTCAAAGACGAAACATTTTGCAACATTATGCAGTTCTTAATTACCTCTATTAAAAAG GACAAACAAATGGAAGCTCTTGTGGATAAGCTCTGCAATAGGTTTGCTGGTGTAAACG ATGTTAGACAGTGGGAGTATATCTCATATTGCCTCTCTCAGCTAACCTTCACTGAAAAGGGTCTGAAGAAACTCATCGATAACTTTAAGATGTTTGAGCATGCATTATCTGAAGATTCTGTGATGAACCACTTCAGAAGCGTGATATCAAAG TGCAAGAAGTTTGCGAAACCTGAGCTCAAAGTTTGCATTGAGGAATTTGAGGAGAAACTTGGCAAGGTTCATCAGGAAAAGAAAGAACAGGAAGAGACAACCAAAAATGCTGAGGCGCACAGACAGAGACTTGGTTCGCTAAATGAATTTCTGGCTAGTAAGGAAGTTGAACAGAGTAGTGGCAATTCTGTTGAAG AAGAAACTAGTGAGGTAGTTGATCCTTCAGTGGATAGCAGCACTGAGGATAAGGAGAAAACGCCAGAATGCAGCGACAATATTTCTACAGGAAATTGTCAGACATCAACTACATTTACAGAATCAGAAGATGGTAGCGAAGAGATTCAGTCAACACGACCTGTACGCAAAG GCTTGTCACGATCAAGGGTAAAGAAAACCAGAGATCCTGTTTTAGAGGACTCGGCAGACAGTGCTCCAGCTAGACGCTCAACCAGAAG ACAAGGAAGGTGA
- the LOC120662079 gene encoding annexin D3-like: MLAAHLFTTIAVEGSAAMSTVAVPSLPPTASEDAESLRKALQGWRADKASLIGILCRRTASQRAAIRRAYAFLYREPLLNCFRYKLSRHHLLSVDFWKALILWTMDPAERDANLVHEAVKKKDEIYILVLIEVSCASTPDHLMAVRDIYRKLFSCSIEEDVASSPALQEPLKKMLVSLVSSYRYAGEHVDMDVAKLEAAQLSEAIREKQLQRDEVVRIISTRSKSQLRATFQQYKEDHGTDIGEDINGQCSSQFGRMLKSAVWCLTSPEKHFAQVIRYSILGLGTYEDLLTRVIVSRAEIDMKQIKQEYKARYKSAVTLDVAGDTSFGYRDMLLALVGSED, from the exons ATGCTCGCTGCGCACCTTTTCACCACCATTGCCGTTGAAGGATCGGCAGCCATGTCCACCGTCGCGGTGCCGAGCCTGCCGCCGACGGCCTCCGAGGACGCCGAGAGCTTGAGGAAGGCGCTCCAAG GATGGCGAGCGGACAAGGCTTCTTTGATCGGGATCCTGTGCCGGCGGACGGCGTCGCAGCGGGCGGCGATACGGCGCGCCTACGCCTTCCTCTACCGGGAGCCCCTGCTCAACTGCTTCCGCTACAAGCTCTCGCGACACCACCTCCTCTCCGTCGATTTCTGG AAAGcgctgatcttgtggacgaTGGATCCGGCTGAAAGAGACGCAAATCTGGTGCACgaggcggtgaagaagaaggatgaaaTCTACATCCTGGTGCTGATCGAAGTGTCGTGCGCGTCCACCCCAGATCATCTGATGGCCGTCAGGGACATCTACCGGAAACTATTCAGTTGCTCCATCGAAGAAGATGTCGCATCTTCTCCTGCGCTCCAAGAACCTCTGAAGAAG ATGCTGGTGAGCCTTGTGAGCTCCTACCGCTACGCCGGAGAGCATGTCGACATGGACGTGGCCAAGCTGGAGGCGGCTCAGCTGTCAGAAGCCATCAGAGAGAAGCAACTGCAGAGAGACGAGGTCGTACGGATCATCAGCACTCGCAGCAAGTCTCAGCTCAGAGCGACGTTTCAACAGTACAAGGAGGATCATGGAACAGACATAGGCGAG GATATCAACGGGCAATGCAGCAGCCAGTTCGGCAGGATGCTGAAGAGCGCCGTCTGGTGCTTGACCTCACCTGAGAAGCACTTCGCACAG GTGATCAGGTACTCCATCTTGGGGCTGGGGACGTACGAGGACTTGCTCACCAGGGTAATCGTGTCGCGGGCGGAGATTGACATGAAGCAGATCAAGCAGGAGTACAAGGCGAGGTACAAGAGCGCCGTGACCctcgacgtcgccggcgacacCTCCTTCGGCTATAGGGACATGTTGCTGGCCTTGGTAGGGAGTGAGGACTGA
- the LOC120662081 gene encoding F-box protein SKIP5-like isoform X1, producing MRIPCSRRRRPTPFSVTAGAAKPQPSAGEGRRGLGGSNGEAPARSRAGGGGADFPGEQPGRRLPHAHLQLPQPDSRWRFLACHPRLWLRVERPIRDVMEPGVYPNLEAAVSAARPGDTILIAAGGTHIACNIQIKKPICIIGGGELPDDTVLTCSRGSDNALEFLSTCKIANLTIRAELGCCLLHRSGKLTIQECLLQCEQNPLDYLSFPIISTAIEYNSFPSLKEQGHGVTVVRTRIEGGAKAVRTNGTLTLQHVRAIYSRSSVFFWFEVGEK from the exons ATGCGTATCCCGTGCTCACGCCGTCGCCGACCTACACCCTTCTCGGTCACGGCCGGCGCCGCAAAGCCGCAGCCTAGTGCCGGGGAGGGGAGAAGGGGATTAGGAGGAAGCAATGGGGAAGCGCCGGCGCGCAGCCgtgccggcggtggaggagctgATTTCCCCGGTGAACAGCCTGGACGACGGCTGCCTCATGCACATCTTCAGCTTCCTCAGCCCGATTCCAG ATGGCGCTTCCTTGCATGCCATCCTCGGCTATGGTTGCGTGTTGAGAGGCCAATCAGAGATGTGATGGAGCCTGGAGTTTATCCGAATCTTGAGGCCGCTGTTTCTGCTGCTAG GCCTGGTGACACCATTCTTATTGCGGCTGGTGGTACTCATATTGCATGTAACATCCAAATAAAGAAGCCTATTTGCATC ATTGGCGGGGGTGAACTTCCCGATGACACTGTATTAACCTGTTCACGTGGCTCCGACAA TGCACTGGAGTTCCTATCAACATGCAAGATTGCAAATTTGACTATTAGAGCAGAGCTTGGATGCTGCTTGCTGCATCGAAGCGGTAAATTGACTATTCAGGAGTGTTTGCTGCAGTGTGAGCAGAACCCTTTGGACTATCTGTCCTTTCCAATAATCAGCACAGCAATAGAGTATAATTCATTCCCATCCCTCAAGGAGCAAGGGCATGGTGTAACCGTTGTTCGCACCCGGATTGAAGGGGGTGCGAAGGCTGTCAGGACGAACGGAACGCTCACACTGCAGCATGTGCGGGCCATCTATTCCCGGAGTTCTGTTTTCTTTTGGTTCGAAGTAGGAGAAAAGTAA
- the LOC120662081 gene encoding F-box protein SKIP5-like isoform X2, whose amino-acid sequence MGKRRRAAVPAVEELISPVNSLDDGCLMHIFSFLSPIPDRYNTALVCHRWRFLACHPRLWLRVERPIRDVMEPGVYPNLEAAVSAARPGDTILIAAGGTHIACNIQIKKPICIIGGGELPDDTVLTCSRGSDNALEFLSTCKIANLTIRAELGCCLLHRSGKLTIQECLLQCEQNPLDYLSFPIISTAIEYNSFPSLKEQGHGVTVVRTRIEGGAKAVRTNGTLTLQHVRAIYSRSSVFFWFEVGEK is encoded by the exons ATGGGGAAGCGCCGGCGCGCAGCCgtgccggcggtggaggagctgATTTCCCCGGTGAACAGCCTGGACGACGGCTGCCTCATGCACATCTTCAGCTTCCTCAGCCCGATTCCAG ATAGGTATAACACCGCCCTCGTTTGCCACAGATGGCGCTTCCTTGCATGCCATCCTCGGCTATGGTTGCGTGTTGAGAGGCCAATCAGAGATGTGATGGAGCCTGGAGTTTATCCGAATCTTGAGGCCGCTGTTTCTGCTGCTAG GCCTGGTGACACCATTCTTATTGCGGCTGGTGGTACTCATATTGCATGTAACATCCAAATAAAGAAGCCTATTTGCATC ATTGGCGGGGGTGAACTTCCCGATGACACTGTATTAACCTGTTCACGTGGCTCCGACAA TGCACTGGAGTTCCTATCAACATGCAAGATTGCAAATTTGACTATTAGAGCAGAGCTTGGATGCTGCTTGCTGCATCGAAGCGGTAAATTGACTATTCAGGAGTGTTTGCTGCAGTGTGAGCAGAACCCTTTGGACTATCTGTCCTTTCCAATAATCAGCACAGCAATAGAGTATAATTCATTCCCATCCCTCAAGGAGCAAGGGCATGGTGTAACCGTTGTTCGCACCCGGATTGAAGGGGGTGCGAAGGCTGTCAGGACGAACGGAACGCTCACACTGCAGCATGTGCGGGCCATCTATTCCCGGAGTTCTGTTTTCTTTTGGTTCGAAGTAGGAGAAAAGTAA
- the LOC120662080 gene encoding E3 ubiquitin-protein ligase DIS1-like isoform X1 — MSTMLKLTCLQNCQSWMSTFSTVTAKDDSVPVGVPMASVTYIDDSHAEVIDPPKNEEMLDVTELVGEHIQHSPKPNVTSYGNVRELLECPVCLSAMYPPIHQCSNGHTLCSGCKPRVHNRCPTCRHELGNIRCLALEKVAASLELPCKYQNFGCLGIYPYYCKLKHESQCQYRPYTCPYAGSECTVAGDIPYLVNHLKDDHKVDMHNGSTFNHRYVKSNPHEVENATWMLTVFSCFGQYFCLHFEAFQLGMAPVYIAFLRFMGDDAEAKNYSYSLEVGGSGRKMTWQGVPRSIRDSHRKVRDSYDGLIIQRSMALFFSGGDRKELKLRVTGRIWKEQ; from the exons ATGTCCACTATGCTAAAGCTGACTTGTCTTCAGAACTGCCAAAGCTGGATGTCCACTTTCAGTACCGTCACTGCAAAAGAT GATTCTGTACCTGTAGGCGTCCCCATGGCATCAGTTACTTATATTGATGATAGCCATGCTGAGGTTATTGATCCTCCAAAGAATGAGGAGATGTTGGATGTCACTGAGCTCGTTGGTGAACATATCCAGCATTCACCGAAACCAAATGTGACAAGTTATGGTAATGTGCGTGAGCTACTGGAATGCCCTGTGTGTTTGAGTGCCATGTATCCTCCAATTCATCAG TGCTCCAACGGACATACTCTGTGTTCTGGATGCAAGCCAAGGGTTCATAATCGCTGCCCAACATGCAGGCATGAACTGGGTAACATAAGATGTCTTGCTCTGGAGAAGGTAGCTGCATCGCTAGAGCTTCCATGCAAGTACCAGAACTTCGGTTGCTTGGGCATATACCCTTATTATTGCAAGCTGAAACATGAATCACAATGCCAATACAGACCCTATACTTGTCCGTATGCTGGATCTGAATGCACAGTTGCTGGTGACATTCCATATCTAGTAAATCACTTGAAAGATGACCATAAGGTTGACATGCACAATGGAAGCACTTTCAATCATCGTTATGTCAAATCAAATCCTCATGAAGTTGAGAATGCCACCTGGATGCTCACG GTTTTCAGCTGCTTTGGCCAGTATTTCTGTCTGCATTTCGAGGCATTCCAGCTGGGCATGGCACCTGTCTACATTGCCTTCCTCCGCTTCATGGGCGACGATGCTGAAGCTAAGAATTACAGCTACAGCCTGGAGGTTGGAGGCAGTGGTCGTAAGATGACATGGCAAGGCGTCCCTCGAAGCATCAGAGACAGCCACAGGAAGGTCCGGGACAGCTATGACGGGCTCATCATCCAGCGGAGCATGGCCCTTTTCTTCTCTGGTGGTGACAGGAAGGAGCTGAAGCTGCGGGTCACTGGGAGGATCTGGAAGGAGCAATGA
- the LOC120662080 gene encoding E3 ubiquitin-protein ligase DIS1-like isoform X2 — protein MGVSALDSVPVGVPMASVTYIDDSHAEVIDPPKNEEMLDVTELVGEHIQHSPKPNVTSYGNVRELLECPVCLSAMYPPIHQCSNGHTLCSGCKPRVHNRCPTCRHELGNIRCLALEKVAASLELPCKYQNFGCLGIYPYYCKLKHESQCQYRPYTCPYAGSECTVAGDIPYLVNHLKDDHKVDMHNGSTFNHRYVKSNPHEVENATWMLTVFSCFGQYFCLHFEAFQLGMAPVYIAFLRFMGDDAEAKNYSYSLEVGGSGRKMTWQGVPRSIRDSHRKVRDSYDGLIIQRSMALFFSGGDRKELKLRVTGRIWKEQ, from the exons ATGGGAGTTTCTGCATTG GATTCTGTACCTGTAGGCGTCCCCATGGCATCAGTTACTTATATTGATGATAGCCATGCTGAGGTTATTGATCCTCCAAAGAATGAGGAGATGTTGGATGTCACTGAGCTCGTTGGTGAACATATCCAGCATTCACCGAAACCAAATGTGACAAGTTATGGTAATGTGCGTGAGCTACTGGAATGCCCTGTGTGTTTGAGTGCCATGTATCCTCCAATTCATCAG TGCTCCAACGGACATACTCTGTGTTCTGGATGCAAGCCAAGGGTTCATAATCGCTGCCCAACATGCAGGCATGAACTGGGTAACATAAGATGTCTTGCTCTGGAGAAGGTAGCTGCATCGCTAGAGCTTCCATGCAAGTACCAGAACTTCGGTTGCTTGGGCATATACCCTTATTATTGCAAGCTGAAACATGAATCACAATGCCAATACAGACCCTATACTTGTCCGTATGCTGGATCTGAATGCACAGTTGCTGGTGACATTCCATATCTAGTAAATCACTTGAAAGATGACCATAAGGTTGACATGCACAATGGAAGCACTTTCAATCATCGTTATGTCAAATCAAATCCTCATGAAGTTGAGAATGCCACCTGGATGCTCACG GTTTTCAGCTGCTTTGGCCAGTATTTCTGTCTGCATTTCGAGGCATTCCAGCTGGGCATGGCACCTGTCTACATTGCCTTCCTCCGCTTCATGGGCGACGATGCTGAAGCTAAGAATTACAGCTACAGCCTGGAGGTTGGAGGCAGTGGTCGTAAGATGACATGGCAAGGCGTCCCTCGAAGCATCAGAGACAGCCACAGGAAGGTCCGGGACAGCTATGACGGGCTCATCATCCAGCGGAGCATGGCCCTTTTCTTCTCTGGTGGTGACAGGAAGGAGCTGAAGCTGCGGGTCACTGGGAGGATCTGGAAGGAGCAATGA
- the LOC120662080 gene encoding E3 ubiquitin-protein ligase DIS1-like isoform X3, with the protein MASVTYIDDSHAEVIDPPKNEEMLDVTELVGEHIQHSPKPNVTSYGNVRELLECPVCLSAMYPPIHQCSNGHTLCSGCKPRVHNRCPTCRHELGNIRCLALEKVAASLELPCKYQNFGCLGIYPYYCKLKHESQCQYRPYTCPYAGSECTVAGDIPYLVNHLKDDHKVDMHNGSTFNHRYVKSNPHEVENATWMLTVFSCFGQYFCLHFEAFQLGMAPVYIAFLRFMGDDAEAKNYSYSLEVGGSGRKMTWQGVPRSIRDSHRKVRDSYDGLIIQRSMALFFSGGDRKELKLRVTGRIWKEQ; encoded by the exons ATGGCATCAGTTACTTATATTGATGATAGCCATGCTGAGGTTATTGATCCTCCAAAGAATGAGGAGATGTTGGATGTCACTGAGCTCGTTGGTGAACATATCCAGCATTCACCGAAACCAAATGTGACAAGTTATGGTAATGTGCGTGAGCTACTGGAATGCCCTGTGTGTTTGAGTGCCATGTATCCTCCAATTCATCAG TGCTCCAACGGACATACTCTGTGTTCTGGATGCAAGCCAAGGGTTCATAATCGCTGCCCAACATGCAGGCATGAACTGGGTAACATAAGATGTCTTGCTCTGGAGAAGGTAGCTGCATCGCTAGAGCTTCCATGCAAGTACCAGAACTTCGGTTGCTTGGGCATATACCCTTATTATTGCAAGCTGAAACATGAATCACAATGCCAATACAGACCCTATACTTGTCCGTATGCTGGATCTGAATGCACAGTTGCTGGTGACATTCCATATCTAGTAAATCACTTGAAAGATGACCATAAGGTTGACATGCACAATGGAAGCACTTTCAATCATCGTTATGTCAAATCAAATCCTCATGAAGTTGAGAATGCCACCTGGATGCTCACG GTTTTCAGCTGCTTTGGCCAGTATTTCTGTCTGCATTTCGAGGCATTCCAGCTGGGCATGGCACCTGTCTACATTGCCTTCCTCCGCTTCATGGGCGACGATGCTGAAGCTAAGAATTACAGCTACAGCCTGGAGGTTGGAGGCAGTGGTCGTAAGATGACATGGCAAGGCGTCCCTCGAAGCATCAGAGACAGCCACAGGAAGGTCCGGGACAGCTATGACGGGCTCATCATCCAGCGGAGCATGGCCCTTTTCTTCTCTGGTGGTGACAGGAAGGAGCTGAAGCTGCGGGTCACTGGGAGGATCTGGAAGGAGCAATGA
- the LOC120662084 gene encoding uncharacterized protein At5g39865-like, producing the protein MEDCGGVAAGVVGGGSCGKKPFLLARSLTYHHHQGHRPAAASSAKWRRHQLADEPRAQRPQAVVLYTTSLRGVRRTFTDCSAVRAILRGFRVAVDERDVSMDASFRRELQALLAVRGRAFSLPQLLIGGRLVGGGDEVRHLHETGQLRRLLDGAAGQDPAFVCDACGGVRFVPCTGCGGSRKVFVEEEDRVVRCGECNENGLVRCANCCS; encoded by the coding sequence ATGGAAGactgcggcggcgtcgcggccggAGTCGTCGGCGGGGGGAGCTGCGGCAAGAAGCCGTTCCTGCTGGCGCGGTCGCTGACGTATCACCACCATCAGGggcaccggccggcggcggcgtcgtcggccAAGTGGCGGCGGCACCAGCTCGCGGACGAGCCGCGCGCGCAGCGGCCGCAGGCGGTGGTGCTCTACACGACGTCGCTGCGGGGCGTGCGGCGCACGTTCACGGACTGCTCCGCGGTGCGCGCCATCCTGCGGGGGTtccgcgtcgccgtcgacgagcGGGACGTGTCCATGGATGCCTCCTTCCGCAGGGAGCTCCAGGCGCTGCTCGCCGTGCGCGGCCGCGCCTTCTCTCTCCCGCAGCTGCTAATCGGCGGCCgcctcgtcggcggcggggacgaggtGCGGCACCTGCACGAGACCGGTCAGCTCCGGCGGCTCCTCGACGGCGCCGCGGGCCAAGACCCGGCCTTCGTCTGCGACGCCTGCGGCGGTGTCCGCTTCGTCCCCTGcaccggctgcggcggcagccgCAAGGTCTTCGTCGAGGAGGAGGACCGCGTCGTCCGCTGCGGCGAGTGCAATGAGAACGGATTGGTACGCTGCGCTAACTGCTGTTCTTGA